The genome window gccgacgccgtccccgcttcgaataccctggatcagccggggctggaccccggcacttggGCACACAGAGCCCCCCCAAGCCCCACCACACCCCAGACCTTTTCCCCTTCCTGTATCCTCACCCCCGTCCAAGCCCCCACTCCTCAGGGCCAGCACTTCTTCCCTGGGGCCTCTTCCGGAGGTCCCATCCCTCTGTTCTGCCATCTCCTGTGCTGCACTTACCACTCTCCTCTGGAACTGTGAGCCCACAGCTCCATAAATGCCTACTGCGGGGTGAGCTCCTAGCACTTGCCCACCACACCACAGCCTTCAGCAAGGCAGAGGATCTACTGGGTAGcctggcattggcaggccgaGGCCCAAGGCCGTGAAGACTGCCAACAGCTACAGGGCCAGGATAGTgagatgaattgatgcttttcaactgtggtgttgaagactcgaGAGCAtccccttggacggcaaggagatccaaccagtccatcctaaaggaaatcagtcctgaatattcattggaaggattgatggtgaagctgagactccaatagtttggtcacttgatgcgaagaacttactggaaaagaccctgaagctggcaagattgaaggtgggagaaggggatgacaggatgagatagctggatggcatcaccaactcaatggacaggaatttgagtaagctccaggagttagtgatagatggggaggcctggtgtgctgcagtccacgggggaccagtcggacatgactgagcgcgaCTGAACCGGGCAGTGAGGGCCTCTCCCCTCTGCCCCGTATTCTAGGCCAGAACCTGGCAGAAGGGGCATGGGCAGGCCTGCCACTGAAGGACTTGAAGAGCACGCAACCCAGCGCTGCTGTCTGTAAGCCACTTCCACACCTGCCCAGCAAAGACAgctggggacactgaggctcagagcagctgAGTGACACCCGAGTTGCTCAGGAGCTAAGGTGGAGCTGGGGTGCTGACTCTAACAAGACCAGGAGCCCGACTCCTACAACGGAATCCTTGTGTGACTGAAACCACTCAGTCCAACAGGAACTGCTGGCCTCAACTGGAGGTACCAGCCTCACAGAGCAGAGGCCACCCTCCCCAGGTTCTGAAAATTTTCTGGACGGGGAGTCCCCTGAAAGCCTTATTCTCTCCAAGACCCTGGCAGTCCTCAGGAGCCGGGATAATGTCCAAGAAGGAGGCTCAAGGCTTGGCCATACTCAAGACCCACAGGAAGTGACTCTTCCCGGGCACCCCACTCCTGGCTCTTCAGACTCCACCAAACAAGGGTCCCGGTTCATCCCAGAACGAGACAAGGATGCAGAGACCACACTGACAAACCACGCACAGAAAGCtcaagaaatacataaaaacgGTTTTATTTGCAGGGGAGCGGGACTCTAGTCAAACAAGCCGAAGCCCATGTCGTCATCTGACTCCTCCgactcttccttcttctcctccttcttctcctccgCTGTGGGGATAAAGCGTGGTGAGCTCAGTCACAGTTCAGACCACACACCCAGCAGAGACAGACCTCAGGGCGTGTGCACCAACAGCTGCCTGAACCTCCACTTACCTGCAGCTGGAGCAGAACCCGCAGCGGGTGCTGCCGATCCTGGGGCAGCGGAGACGGCCACAGCCCCGCCAGCGGGCACACTGGCCAGCTTGCCGATACCTGCAGAGACCAAAGGGGAGTGAGCCCTGGTGTTCCGCCTGAATGTCATCTCAGAGTGAAGGGGCACTGTCCAGCTCGTCCGGGTCTGTGTCATATTCCCATTTTCCCAGACACGGGCTTCTAGGAATCCCCCCAGCAGACCTGCAGGCCCACGGTGCCCTACCCGGGAGGTAAGCTGGACAAACATGCTTACGACCAGGCAGAGAGAATCCACTGTCCCAGTGTCCAGATCCTCACCCCCCGCAGTGAGCTCAGACAAAAACAACTCCCCTAAAGCTCAACTCCCAAGTCAGCCCAGCTCCAGCATGACCTCGCAGGGCAGGGGCCTGTGGTCAGTCCTAGCCCCCCGCAGTGAGGCTTGTTCACAGAAGCTCACTGAGGGCACAGGCACCCCTGCCGCTCTGCCCGGGGGTTGTCTAGAAGCGCCCATAGCATGAGCCCACGGAGACCCTGCTCGCTCCTCTGGGTAAGGCTTCTAGGGTGCTCTGGTCCACAAgcgaagcctggcaggccacaggcaGACCGGCAGGGATTAGAATGGACCGTGAAAACCAAAGCCTCGAACACGACCTCACCCTGAGCAATGACGTCCTCGATGTTCTTTCCGTGGAGCTCACTGATGACCTAGAGCAGACGAGGAGCGGGGTCAAAAGAGGCCACACACAGCGCCCCCCGCACAGCAGTTACACGCAGGACAGGTAAGACACCccacatgaggaaactgacacCAAAAGTTACtgctgaaaagaaatgcaaaatacctCACTTCACACTCAATACCTAtcaatgcttccctggtggcccagtcagtaaagattccacctgcaatgcgggagaccagggtaccatccctgggtcgggaagcattcttgcctggggactccccacagacagaggaacctgatgggctacagttcatggggcggcatagtcggacacgacggagtgactaagcacagcacagcacttcgattcctgggttgggacgatcccttggagaaggaaatggcaacccactccaatatccttgccagggaaatcccatggacagagaaatctgacGGTCTACAGCCCATCGGGTCGCAGCAGTCCGATATGACTCAGcgagtaaaccaccaccacactgagttcaaaaaaataaagttaacgtGGGCTtgtttacactttaaaaaaaaaaaaaaaagcttacacgTGACTTGTTCCCACTGAGCCACGCTATCGCGGACTTGACTTCATCCCCATTTTTTCTTACTTCGGGCTGTACCAGTACATTAGGGCAGTTCCAAAACCACATGGGCGGGCAAAGGCCTTCCACTAAACCCGCGGCAACCTacttccctgggttgggtaggAGAGGGAGCCCCGAATGCGCGTATAGGGTCGGCGGGGCCTTCAGGCCCCTGCGAGGCGGCTACCTTGTTGAGCCGGTCGTCGTCTGCCTCGATGCCCACGCTGTCCAGGATCTTTTTGATGTCCTTGGCGCTGGGGGAGGAATTGCCCCCGAGGGCGGCCAACAAGTAGGAGGCAACGTAACGCATCCTAGCGCAGGAGACAAGGACAACGGCATTAAGGGCGGCCTCCGGTCCCTGCGAGGCCAGTGTCCGGCCGCGCGCGGCTGGTGCGGAGCCGCCGCCGAGGCCTGGCCCACGCCCTGCCCTGCCCGCCCCCCGCGGCACTCACGACCGCGGCCTGGCCCTCCCGGCCCACTCACTCAGCGGCGGCAGAGCAGCCTCGCGCGTGCGACCTCGGTGGCGTCAGGGACGGAAAGGAAGGCGCCGGTGCTGGGGGCGGGAGTAATTCGCTACCCAGAAGCCCCGGGACTTGCGCTCGGCGCCCCACGAGGGCGCCTCCTAGTGACGTCACGCAGCGCCTAGCCAATGAGGACGCGGAAGACGCCATTATCCCGTCTGTCCCGCAGCCGCCACCGCAAAAGCGGAAGGCAGTTCCAGGGCTGTCTTCGTATATATAATGGGGTGACTGCCGCCCGAGATCCCTGGGGGAAGTGGGGCTAAGAGAGGAGCGAGTCCGGAGGGTAGGTTTCTCCCTTCAGGGTTCCCAGGATGCCGCGCGGCGCCTACAGCTCCCAGCATGCAGAGCGGCCTCCGCGCGCTGGTCGCTTCTCTGCCGGAGCGGCGGACGCGGCCGGCGAACTACAAGTCCCATGATGCACGGCTACCGGAAGCTAAGGGGCGCCGCTGCGGGCCGCACGTGGCCCGGCGCCGCTGCTGGGGTCTGGCCTGCTACGCAGCAGGAGCCGGCTGTCCGACCTGGCCCAGACGGGCGGGCGAGTCGTCCCGAGCGTTTACTCCGCGGAACCCAGCCACTGCTCACCCCATCGCTAGTGCCACGGCGGGGTCCCAGGAGAAGCTGGGAGGCTCTGTCACCGCCGCTCGGAAGAGCGGAGCCAGAACCGTCCACGCCCGTGTGATCCGCCCCCACCTGGGCCGTGGCCTTTCGGAAGAGACATCAGCTTAGCCATGGACACAGCACACAATGCTCCTTCACTCCTTGTCGGGGACCTTGCTGCAGGCTGGCCTCAGTCCTGGGGGGCCCAGGCCCGGTTCTGCTTCCTCAGAACTTAGGTTCTAGTGCACGGACGCAGAGTAGTTAAACGAGGCAGCCCCAGGCGGAGGTAAACCTTGAGCGAAGAGGGCTGAAGGATGAGCGAGCGCCTGCCCTGCGAAGATCGGAGCGAGCATCAGGCCCAAGGAGTAAAGGCCTTGCTGAGGTGGCCGGAAATGGGTTCAGAGGCAGCAGGCACCCCGGGCGGGCTCGTGTTAGGGCCCAGCCCCGATGTGATAACGCAGGCCCCACGGAAATCCCATTacatcgctgagggtcgggcacagAAAAGTTtttttgctcaaggtcacacagctggtgaggaAACCCATCTGGCAAGGGTGGGCCTGTTGCAGTCACACGGGAAAGTGGtcagttgtgattttttttaatggcacgATAATACATACTGTAAAACCACTTGAatcatacagttcagtggcactagaTTCGTTCATACCGACGTGCAACCATCGCCACGGTgtatctccagaacttttcccCTCCTGAATTCTAAACAGTAacgccctctcccctcccccagcccgcgGCTCCCATTTACTTTCCATTTCCATGTTGACTGCGGTAGGGATCTTACATAAATGGACTCCTACAGAATTCGTcctcttgtgtctggcttatttcattcacATTGTAGTTCATTGTAGTATTTCATTCATGTAGTTTCATTCACATTAAAGTTCATTCACATTGTATGTAACATGTGTCAGGACTTCGTTAccttttgttgctcagttgccccATCCTGTtggactctacaaccccatggactgcagcatgccagacttccctgtccttcactagctcccagggtttgctcaaactcatgtccattgagttgatgactCATTACTCATTACTTTTTAAGTCTGAGTGATgttcctgcatgtgtgtgtgtgtgtgtgtgtgtgtgtgtgtttattctgGCATTTATGTGGAAACTGAAGGGGGAATAGGAGCTGGGGAGAACACAGGCCTAGCAGGAACTGCCCGTCCAGGTGGGGAGGGTGGCGGAAAGAGGGTAGAGAGGTGTCATTTGGGGCAGAACAGGCTGGAGCAGACGTGTATGTTCACAGGCACCTCTTCTGTGAGGTGAGGAAGAACCAGTCTGGAAGGCTTTCTTGAGAGACAGATCTGGTTTGAGGTCCTTGACTTTGGCCTTCACCAGCTAGTGGCCTTGGGCCACATCTGATCGctcccatctccttttcctcACTGTGAGACGCTGAGAAAGGAGGCAGCCTATGGGGAAGCCCGCTGCggctggggggggcggggggcggggggcggcgctGGGAGGTGGCCCAGAGTGCGCCCATTAAGGTAGGGTCACGGAAGGTGGGCCCTGGGCTCTACGGGGCCTGAGAGGAGGCCTTCGGGGACTGGCTGAGGACCTCGGTGCTGTCCTCCGGCAGGAGGTGGGTGTGGGGCAGCAGCTGCGATCAGCCCTCAGTACCCGCTCCAGCCAGAGATCGCACTAGTTGATTTTAACACGGGGCCGGGAATGCACGGCCAGAGCAGAGCAGGCCCAGGGCCCGAGAACTTCGGAAGGGTTGGGTTTTGTGGCGCGAAAAGCGGGCCTTCCCGCGGGAAGGCCGGTCGCACAGACGCACGCCGGCCGACAGGAAGCTGAGTGCGGCAGGGCGGTGTCCTGCAGAGAGCAGGCGGGGAGGGCGGGACCCTGAGACCCCTGCCGGCTGAGCCTGCGGACGCCAGGCGAGCTTCCCAAGCGGCCGGACCCGGAAACGCTCCGCCGGGAGCGCAGGTGACGTGCGGACCGCGGGCGCATCTAGGGGACGCGGAGGTTGCGGTGCGGGTGTTGCGGTGCGGTCTCTCCCCCAGGACACGCCCCAAGCGGTGGGGGCGGCGACTGCGCGGTGCACCGACCTCCCCTGCGGGCCGAGGTGCGAGCTGGAAGTGGCGGGaaagtcctcctccaggggccaagaagtGGGGTCCCGTCCTCATGAACCCCCTCGCACTGCTCGAACAGACGCGGGCAGGATCACTCGTGTCCTTGCCTGGG of Bubalus bubalis isolate 160015118507 breed Murrah chromosome 5, NDDB_SH_1, whole genome shotgun sequence contains these proteins:
- the RPLP2 gene encoding 60S acidic ribosomal protein P2, translating into MRYVASYLLAALGGNSSPSAKDIKKILDSVGIEADDDRLNKVISELHGKNIEDVIAQGIGKLASVPAGGAVAVSAAPGSAAPAAGSAPAAAEEKKEEKKEESEESDDDMGFGLFD